One region of Brachybacterium saurashtrense genomic DNA includes:
- a CDS encoding ABC transporter ATP-binding protein — protein MPSSSPVAPAALTGEALTLRYGSRAVVHEVSLALHPGAVTALLGPNGSGKSTVLRALARLHPLHGGEVRLDDGDGERSTALLGATELARALTLFTQTRATPQGLSVRDVVAFGRHPHRRRFAAPDRADRAAIDHALHLTGLTAFADRAVGALSGGERQRVWLAACLAQDTAIVLLDEPTNHLDLRHQIETLDLVRDLAEVHGAAVGIVLHDLDHAARVADRAVLLHQGRVHAAGEVAEVLTSAHLSYVYDIPLEVSTDPRDGRLRIDARSRRAPRLAAAV, from the coding sequence ATGCCGAGTTCCTCGCCCGTCGCCCCCGCCGCACTCACCGGGGAGGCGCTCACCCTGCGCTACGGCAGCCGCGCCGTGGTCCACGAAGTCTCCCTCGCCCTGCACCCCGGCGCCGTCACAGCCCTGCTGGGCCCCAACGGGAGCGGGAAGTCCACGGTGCTGCGCGCCCTCGCGCGCCTGCACCCCCTGCACGGCGGCGAGGTGCGCCTGGACGACGGGGACGGGGAGCGCAGCACCGCCCTGCTGGGCGCCACGGAGCTCGCCCGCGCGCTGACGCTGTTCACGCAGACCCGGGCCACCCCGCAGGGGCTGTCGGTGCGGGACGTCGTCGCCTTCGGCCGGCACCCCCACCGCCGGCGCTTCGCGGCCCCGGACCGGGCCGACCGCGCCGCGATCGACCATGCCCTGCACCTCACCGGCCTGACCGCCTTCGCCGACCGCGCCGTCGGCGCCCTCTCCGGCGGCGAGAGGCAGCGGGTGTGGCTCGCCGCCTGCCTCGCCCAGGACACCGCCATCGTGCTGCTGGACGAACCGACCAACCATCTCGACCTGCGCCACCAGATCGAGACGCTCGACCTGGTGCGTGATCTGGCGGAGGTCCACGGGGCCGCCGTCGGCATCGTCCTGCACGACCTCGATCACGCCGCCCGTGTCGCCGATCGGGCGGTGCTGCTGCACCAGGGGCGCGTGCACGCCGCCGGCGAGGTCGCCGAGGTCCTCACCTCCGCGCACCTCAGCTACGTCTACGACATCCCCCTCGAGGTCAGCACGGATCCGCGCGACGGCCGCCTGCGGATCGACGCGCGCAGCCGCCGCGCCCCGCGCCTCGCCGCCGCTGTCTGA
- a CDS encoding iron-siderophore ABC transporter substrate-binding protein — MSLPVRRRAAAVLTALALGVLSACGTTEVPESAEGAPSAAALSDSCAADTTATATGPVTVTDHLGRTVELDQPAERVAVLEWQQTEDLLSLCVAPVAVADVDGFTTWDTAETLPEGTADVGTRQEPTLDALAAADPDLIIVEASGADDPVVEQLESLGVPVLATRGADASDPLGHMRDLFGLIAETTGRTERAEVVLAELDQHLAEARDEIAAADLPTTDFVYFDGWVEGGNVTLRPFGEGALYSAIGEELGLTPAWTGEVDPVYGLGQTDIEGLIGVGEATFFYTGTDDPAGSYLEELEDNAIWTSLPAVEEGRAHAFPAGIWTFGGPRSAQQAIDAYVTALTDA; from the coding sequence ATGTCCCTCCCCGTCCGTCGCCGTGCCGCCGCGGTGCTCACCGCCCTCGCCCTGGGCGTCCTGTCCGCCTGCGGCACCACCGAGGTCCCCGAGAGCGCGGAGGGGGCTCCCTCCGCCGCCGCGCTGAGCGACTCCTGCGCGGCGGACACCACCGCCACCGCCACGGGACCGGTCACCGTCACCGACCACCTCGGGCGGACCGTCGAGCTCGACCAGCCCGCCGAGAGGGTCGCCGTGCTCGAGTGGCAGCAGACCGAGGACCTGCTCAGCCTGTGCGTGGCACCGGTCGCGGTGGCGGACGTCGACGGGTTCACCACCTGGGACACCGCCGAGACGCTGCCCGAGGGCACGGCCGACGTCGGCACCCGCCAGGAGCCCACCCTGGACGCCCTCGCCGCGGCGGACCCGGACCTCATCATCGTCGAGGCCTCCGGCGCCGACGACCCCGTGGTGGAGCAGCTCGAGAGCCTGGGCGTGCCCGTGCTCGCCACCCGGGGCGCCGACGCCTCCGACCCGCTGGGGCACATGCGCGACCTGTTCGGCCTGATCGCGGAGACGACCGGGCGCACCGAGCGCGCCGAGGTGGTGCTCGCCGAGCTCGACCAGCACCTGGCCGAGGCGCGGGACGAGATCGCGGCGGCGGACCTCCCCACCACCGACTTCGTGTACTTCGACGGCTGGGTGGAGGGCGGCAACGTCACCCTGCGCCCCTTCGGCGAGGGGGCGCTGTACAGCGCCATCGGCGAGGAGCTGGGGCTGACCCCGGCCTGGACCGGGGAGGTCGACCCCGTCTACGGCCTGGGGCAGACCGACATCGAGGGCCTGATCGGGGTGGGCGAGGCGACCTTCTTCTACACCGGCACCGACGACCCCGCCGGCAGCTACCTCGAGGAGCTCGAGGACAACGCGATCTGGACCTCACTGCCCGCCGTCGAGGAGGGCCGAGCCCACGCCTTCCCCGCCGGCATCTGGACCTTCGGCGGGCCCCGCTCGGCCCAGCAGGCGATCGACGCCTACGTCACCGCCCTCACCGACGCGTGA